A genome region from Arachis duranensis cultivar V14167 chromosome 6, aradu.V14167.gnm2.J7QH, whole genome shotgun sequence includes the following:
- the LOC107494855 gene encoding probable adenylate kinase 7, mitochondrial — protein MAAIARLRAFAPQINALSNRAFGSAAAAVQYHYDDDEEEEEYAQSVVPSAMLDAQGSAPERGVQWVMIGEPGAKRHAFAERLSKLLEVPHISMASLLRQDLNPRSSLYQQIANALDAGKLVPEKIIFGLLSKRLEDGYSRGETGFILDGIPRTRLQAEILDHIAGVDLVVNFKSSEENLVKKNLGAPKLSPCQEYIFMRCSMTASKQIHNEHVHNHLEERKLLEDYYRKQKKLLNFEVAGAPGETWQGLLAALHLQYVNARSSSQKLTA, from the exons ATGGCCGCGATCGCGCGCCTGAGAGCGTTTGCGCCGCAAATAAACGCGCTTTCGAACCGCGCTTTCGGATCTGCTGCTGCGGCGGTGCAGTACCACTACGATGAtgacgaagaagaagaggagtaCGCTCAGAGCGTTGTCCCTAGCGCGATGCTCGACGCGCAGGGTTCGGCGCCGGAGCGCGGTGTACAGTGGGTTATGATTGGTGAGCCCGGAGCCAAGAGGCACGCCTTCGCTGAGAGGCTCTCGAAGCTTCTAGAAGTTCCTCACATTTCCATGGCCTCGCTCCTCCGCCAAGACCTCAATCCTCGCTCCTCTCTCTACCAGCAG ATAGCGAATGCATTAGATGCAGGAAAACTTGTTCCTGAGAAAATCATCTTTGGGTTGCTATCAAAGAGGCTGGAGGATGGATACTCCAGGGGTGAAACTGGCTTCATTCTTGACGGAATCCCTCGAACGAGGCTCCAAGCT GAAATTCTTGACCACATTGCCGGCGTTGATCTAGTGGTGAATTTCAAAAGCTCTGAAGAGAATTTGGTTAAGAAGAATCTCGGAGCACCAAAGCTCTCTCCTTGTCAAGAGTATATCTTTATGAGATGCTCCATGACTGCATCTAAGCAGATTCACAATGAGCATGTTCATAATCATTTAGAGG AGCGCAAGCTGTTGGAAGATTACTACAGGAAGCAAAAGAAACTTCTTAATTTTGAAGTGGCAGGTGCTCCTGGGGAAACGTGGCAGGGACTTTTGGCTGCATTGCATCTCCAGTATGTTAATGCTCGCAGTTCTTCACAGAAGTTGACAGCCTGA